The following nucleotide sequence is from Stigmatopora nigra isolate UIUO_SnigA chromosome 20, RoL_Snig_1.1, whole genome shotgun sequence.
TTGGGGCAAACTTGGAAAAGTAGGCAGAGTTCAACGGACGCACCAGTCGTTGTTGTTCCAACAGGAGGTCGGCCTCTTCCTTCTCCCTGCGGTACTGCGTCTCCATGTCCTGGAGCCTGCCGGGCACGGGCCGTCAATGGGGGGGCCCCCGCACCCCGGGTGGAGAGGTCGGCGCACCGTTTCTCCATGTCCAACTTGATGTCCACGCCTTGCTTCTCCAGGAGCTCGCGCTGAGCGTAGGTCCAGTCCTCCGGCTCCCCCTGCTGCTCGGCCGTGACGCTGCGCTCGCGCTCCAGCCGGGCCTGCTCCGGGTGGTTGAAGCGGAACACGTGGTTTTTGCCCATCACGATGCGGTTGCCTAGAGGGGAGGGGagcgcaggggtcagcgtggcggCGGCGCCGTCTTGGCCCACGCCGCTCTCACCTTGCTTGAGGACCACCGCCTCCGTGATCTCCTTCCCGTTGACGTAAGTCTCCGCCCCCACTAGCGGCTCCAGGGTCACCACCACTGCGAAGAAGGCGGGAGGGACGGGCACTCGTTTGGACATCCAAGCCGGGAGGGATTTTTCATAGCAAACAAAGTGGAGTGAATAAGCAAAGCCCAAGCGCCCTCCAGTGGCCACGCAtggtatcatttcaaattgtccaAATGGAGAACAATTCAACAAGTCACAATACCTGACAGGCTTCGTGGCAGCTTttagacgcacacacacaaagagaggaaaaagtcacacacacaaaacgggCTCGCTTTGCTGGAACTGTACCGCCAGAGGGCGGTGTCGCACAATATCGACATTGTCGAATTGTTCTACCCAGAATTGCCCGGAAATAACAAAGGAGGGACTCGTGGACGGAAAGACACGGACCCCGTTGCCCCTCCCACTCACCTTCTCCCTGCTCGTTGGTCTCACTCACAAAGACACAGTGGATCTCCTTGATGAAGTGACCGGACAGTTTGATGTCCACGTCCTGCTGTCCCACCCTGGCAATCAGCAgcacaaaaaataatccaaaaacatCTTTGGCACAAACTTGGATTGGGTTGGGAGTCTAACCTGGTGAATCCTTCCTTGATGTAGTACAGGAGACACTCGGACATGAGGGGGTCCTCGTTCAAGTTGACCAGGTGAGGGGTCtgaggaaaaatacaaacaagGAACAAAGGAATGAATAACACTAATATAAGGCGTTATTTTTTGCCAGGGCGCTTACTCACCCCCTTGGGAGAGAAGACCCCAAGAGTCCCACCATCTTCTTTGATGGACACGCCCATCTCGGCCAAGAGCGACTCCCTGCGCCGGGCGGATGCAATGACGTGAAGATTTCGGAGTTTTCCCCAACGCACCGCAGCGGACCCACCTTTCCAGACGGATGGATTCCGTCTTCCTCAACTTCTCCTCCCAAGTTTCGTTGAGTTCGGCCATGATCTTTTCCGtctcctaaaataaaaaaaacaaaaaacgtcaCTTGAGAAAATACGCCCACATTGACGTAACCATGACAACGACCGTCCTACCAGGAGTCGCTCGGCCGCCTCCTCTTTGCTGATGGTTTCCGTGgcaacctcctcctcctccccctcctctccGACCCCAAGATGATTGACAGCCGCCGACTCGCAGATGGAGTTTTGGGGATCTTCCATTTGGTCGTCCGTGGTCGTCGGCGGGGAGGCCACGCCCCCAGAGGAGTGGCCATTGTCGTTGACTTGGGAGGGAGAATTAGAAGGGTCACGTTACTTTGGTATGCGCACATCTGTAAATACCAGACGGGGAACGCCCACGCGCAAGCTAGCACGTGGCACGCAACACGCCGCATTAGCTTTGCTTTTATTGGCTTCCCGTTGTGTTTGTTTTCTCCAAGACACGTTTTGTGTCATTAAAAGGTGTATGAAAAAATGTTCcgctttttgaaggaaaagggtcgaaatcaggggtgggcaaactacggcccgcgggccacatccggcccccaaaggccttttaatccggcccgccgacattgtcaaaaataatgtttataatGTCGACTCGTTTTGAGTTTAACGAGCACACGGAAGCGGCAAACTGGAAATGCAACTCACCCCGGTCGCGAATGAGCTCGTGCAAGCCCTGAGCGAAGAGAAGGTTCCGGAGACGTTCCACTTCGCCCTTCAGTTCTCGGATCAGCTTGGCGTTGGGGTCCTCGTTGACGATGGCGTTGCAGCGGATCTGCTTGGCTCGGTCGGCGTATCTGCGGCGGGAGGAGCGTCAAACCCCGCCCCGTTTTCGTCCCACCGTGCCATTGCCGACTCTGACCTCAAAGTGCTGAGCGTTTCTTCATAGTTGATGTCGGCGGGACTCAGGGCGGCGATCATGGCCGTGCGAGAGTTTCCGcctgagagagagaaaatgccTCGTTATTAGAGAAggtaatcctaaaaaaaaaaaaaaaatggcgtgttGACTCACCCAGATTCTCCTTCAGTAGCCACGTCAGAACCGAGTCTCGGTATGGAATAAAGTCACTTTTGCGCTTTTTGCTGCTTTGCTACTCCATGGAATGgacaaaataatcaatttagCATCACAAGTCAAAAGTATAGAAAAGTAAGAAAATTGACAGTACCATGTCAGCTAGAGCGGAGATGACTTTTCCCAACGTGGTGAGGGACTTGTTAATGTTAGCTCCTTCCtgcaacccccccaaaaaatgtcatggtgacatatatataaaaagaaattcTGTTCATATATTTGTTTGGTTTTCTGACCTTGAGTCGCGTGCCTTTGGCCCCGGAGGAGTCGGCCCTTTCACTTCCCGCTAAGTCCACTAGGCTGATCTTACTCACCTGCGAAGACCCAAGCCAAGATGGTCAGCACGCGCAGGTGAGAAGGCGCTCCACGCTCACCTTTTCCGTGTCCAGCTGGGTCATGGCGTCGTGGCGGCGCTGGCTGAAGACGATGGTGAAGACGGCGTGCGAGCGGGAGGACGTCTCGTTCATGTTGGTGGCCGCCACCGTCCTGTGGGTGGTGGaattacatttgactttttggcAACTATTTCCTTTGATTTTGGAAAATAACCAAAGTACAACCTACTTTCATGGTCAAAAGAAACCTACCGAGCTTTATTCCCAGCATCCATCAGGTCCCGAATGTCAGGGAATCCAGTCACGGCCAGTTTGGACAAATCCTCCACGTAGGGCCCCAAAATGGGGTGCTCCCTCACCCGCAGGGTCCCCCGAGACTTTGGGTTCAAGAGATCCCGCACGCGTTCGCAGTAGATCTCCATATAGGACACCTTGGGACAAAATGGCCGTCAGTCGGAGGAGGGAAGACGGAGCCGGCCGGGGGAGGGCGGGGCTTACCTCCACCGAATAGTTGAGCTCGGGATCGGCGTTGGCGCCGGTTCTCCGGAACAAGTCCTCGCAAAGCTGAACGCACGACACTTTACCGTCAGTCAACCCGGGCCGCGGAGGCCATTTTGCCGCTGGCTCACCCACCAACGGAATGATGCCTTCTTGCTCCGCCTCCTGCTTGCCCATCATGGTGTAGCTCTTTCCTGCCCCCGTCTGGCCGTAGGCAAAAATGCACACGTTGTATCCTGCAGCAGACAAAGATGGTGagtgaatattattattattattttcatttttttgtgggcgTGGACCAATCACCTTCAAATGCGTGCAGCAGCATCTCCTCGCCGATGTCCGTGTAGACCTGACGCTGGCCGGCGAAGTCGGGATCTTCGGCCTATCACGTTACACGTAGTAAGTCAGTTCGCAACGGGATGAGCCGGACTCGTCTGCGGACGTTACCGTGGTGTGCGACCAGTAGGAGTGGTCAAAAGTGAAGTTCTTGCCGGCATCTTTGGGCTGTTTGGGGTTGACGATGCCTGAGAGGACAACACGTAGTAAAGCGTGGGCTGATTGCGTGCGCACGGacacgcgtgtgtgtgtgtgcgggtcTTACAGGTGGTGTTTCCCTGCATCTGGATGACACATTTAGCGTTGCGGCCCGTCTCCCTGCTGTTAAACGGGCGGACACGCACCGCCACCTTGACCGAAGCGCTCGCCATGGCCGCACCTTTGGACATTCAATGAAACAAAAGTCGGGTCAGGGGTCACCG
It contains:
- the LOC144213613 gene encoding kinesin-like protein KIF1C encodes the protein MASASVKVAVRVRPFNSRETGRNAKCVIQMQGNTTCIVNPKQPKDAGKNFTFDHSYWSHTTAEDPDFAGQRQVYTDIGEEMLLHAFEGYNVCIFAYGQTGAGKSYTMMGKQEAEQEGIIPLLCEDLFRRTGANADPELNYSVEVSYMEIYCERVRDLLNPKSRGTLRVREHPILGPYVEDLSKLAVTGFPDIRDLMDAGNKARTVAATNMNETSSRSHAVFTIVFSQRRHDAMTQLDTEKVSKISLVDLAGSERADSSGAKGTRLKEGANINKSLTTLGKVISALADMQSSKKRKSDFIPYRDSVLTWLLKENLGGNSRTAMIAALSPADINYEETLSTLRYADRAKQIRCNAIVNEDPNAKLIRELKGEVERLRNLLFAQGLHELIRDRVNDNGHSSGGVASPPTTTDDQMEDPQNSICESAAVNHLGVGEEGEEEEVATETISKEEAAERLLETEKIMAELNETWEEKLRKTESIRLERESLLAEMGVSIKEDGGTLGVFSPKGTPHLVNLNEDPLMSECLLYYIKEGFTRVGQQDVDIKLSGHFIKEIHCVFVSETNEQGEVVVTLEPLVGAETYVNGKEITEAVVLKQGNRIVMGKNHVFRFNHPEQARLERERSVTAEQQGEPEDWTYAQRELLEKQGVDIKLDMEKRLQDMETQYRREKEEADLLLEQQRLYADSDSGDDSDKRSCEESWRLISSLREKLPANKVQSIVKRCGLPSSGKRREPRRVYQIPQRRRISKDPKRVTVEDLRLQAVKEICYEVALGDFRHSRQEIEALAIVKMKELSRMYAKKDANEKDNWKAVAQDVCDTVGIGEERSPPSEEGGGGEAGEGGKAYDLKAHIDKLTDILEEVKLQNDMKDEEIKSLRDRMIKMESVIPVKAEGAAPDQNEPVTGGEGGPAPQTEVRVKRLMDEDPAFRRGRLRWLKQEQQRVVNLQQQNFGKKLRGLNQGDQGQTVHLPGTGRFIPPQDCKLKFPFKSNPAHRFSWGPASAALQALGLGDGGFPGQGQGRGGAEGGEAEPPRLRSPSPRRAWQQRDGQRSRHRRNSFDGSARGNGNYGEQHQRGGAHPGNGRQRRGPSPGPGGEPAFHYNQHPPLLPPPPPHHHHHQHLHHPYFNAHNAPFPNYHPGAPPPPPQILLGPPLAGWGFGTAPPRMRRQFSEPDLNNQQAPSDL